The Grus americana isolate bGruAme1 chromosome 8, bGruAme1.mat, whole genome shotgun sequence genome includes a region encoding these proteins:
- the MED8 gene encoding mediator of RNA polymerase II transcription subunit 8 isoform X1, which produces MQREEKQLELTLEALISQVADLKNSLVSFIYKLENEYDRLTWPSVLDSFALLSGQLNTLNKVLKHEKTPLLRNQVIIPLVLSPDRDEEIMRQTEGRVPVFSHEVVPDHLRTKPDPEVEEQEKQLITDAARISPDVAQKQIQSLNKMCSNLLEKISKEERESESGGLRQNKQTFNPADTNALVAAVAFGKGLSNRRPPGSGGSVQSGQPGAGAIIAGASGMQQVPMAGAPAQQQPMLAGVQMAQAGQPGKMPSGIKTNIKSASMHPYQR; this is translated from the exons agagaggagaagcagctggagcTGACCCTGGAGGCGCTCATCAGTCAGGTGGCTGACCTGAAGAACTCATTGGTCAGTTTTATCTACAAGCTGGAGAACGAGTACGACCGACTCACATG GCCTTCAGTTCTGGACAGCTTTGCGTTGCTCTCAGGGCAGCTGAACACCTTAAATAAAGTGCTAAAGCATGAGAAGACACCACTATTGCGAAACCAGGTTATCATACCCTTAGTGCTGTCTCCAGACCGCGATGAGGAGATCATG CGTCAGACAGAGGGGCGCGTGCCAGTGTTCAGCCATGAGGTTGTGCCTGACCATCTTCGAACTAAGCCTGACCCCGaggtggaggagcaggagaagcagctgatCACAGATGCAGCTCGAATTAGCCCTGATGTGGCACAG aaacaGATCCAAAGTCTGAACAAAATGTGCTCAAATCTGCTGGAGAAAATCAGTAAGGAGGAGCGTGAATCTGAAAGTGGAG GTTTACGACAGAACAAGCAGACTTTCAACCCTGCAGATACCAATGCTCTGGTAGCAGCTGTGGCCTTTGGGAAAGGATTGTCAAATCGGCGACCCCCTGGCTCTGGAGGATCTGTCCAGTCAGGCCAACCAGGAGCTGGTGCCATCATTGCGGGTGCTTCAGGCATGCAGCAGGTCCCAATGGCAGGTgcaccagctcagcagcagccaatgCTGGCAGGCGTGCAGATGGCACAAGCAGGTCAGCCAG gaaaaatgccaaGTGGCataaaaacaaacatcaaaTCTGCCTCGATGCATCCATATCAGAGATGA
- the MED8 gene encoding mediator of RNA polymerase II transcription subunit 8 isoform X2, with amino-acid sequence MQREEKQLELTLEALISQVADLKNSLVSFIYKLENEYDRLTWPSVLDSFALLSGQLNTLNKVLKHEKTPLLRNQVIIPLVLSPDRDEEIMRQTEGRVPVFSHEVVPDHLRTKPDPEVEEQEKQLITDAARISPDVAQKQIQSLNKMCSNLLEKISKEERESESGGLRQNKQTFNPADTNALVAAVAFGKGLSNRRPPGSGGSVQSGQPGAGAIIAGASGMQQVPMAGAPAQQQPMLAGVQMAQAGKMPSGIKTNIKSASMHPYQR; translated from the exons agagaggagaagcagctggagcTGACCCTGGAGGCGCTCATCAGTCAGGTGGCTGACCTGAAGAACTCATTGGTCAGTTTTATCTACAAGCTGGAGAACGAGTACGACCGACTCACATG GCCTTCAGTTCTGGACAGCTTTGCGTTGCTCTCAGGGCAGCTGAACACCTTAAATAAAGTGCTAAAGCATGAGAAGACACCACTATTGCGAAACCAGGTTATCATACCCTTAGTGCTGTCTCCAGACCGCGATGAGGAGATCATG CGTCAGACAGAGGGGCGCGTGCCAGTGTTCAGCCATGAGGTTGTGCCTGACCATCTTCGAACTAAGCCTGACCCCGaggtggaggagcaggagaagcagctgatCACAGATGCAGCTCGAATTAGCCCTGATGTGGCACAG aaacaGATCCAAAGTCTGAACAAAATGTGCTCAAATCTGCTGGAGAAAATCAGTAAGGAGGAGCGTGAATCTGAAAGTGGAG GTTTACGACAGAACAAGCAGACTTTCAACCCTGCAGATACCAATGCTCTGGTAGCAGCTGTGGCCTTTGGGAAAGGATTGTCAAATCGGCGACCCCCTGGCTCTGGAGGATCTGTCCAGTCAGGCCAACCAGGAGCTGGTGCCATCATTGCGGGTGCTTCAGGCATGCAGCAGGTCCCAATGGCAGGTgcaccagctcagcagcagccaatgCTGGCAGGCGTGCAGATGGCACAAGCAG gaaaaatgccaaGTGGCataaaaacaaacatcaaaTCTGCCTCGATGCATCCATATCAGAGATGA